The sequence below is a genomic window from Cryptosporidium parvum Iowa II chromosome 6, whole genome shotgun sequence.
GTTGTTGCTTGGTGTTCTGATACTGATGCGATAATAGGAACATGCTTAGACGCATATGTGGGATCTAAAAGAGTCATACTTCTTGCCGCCCACCTAGTTTTTCCAGACAGTGTCAATACCAAGAAGGCGGAGCTAGATACCAAGAAGCAAGAAATCCATATAGCTTTTAGAAGTATTCGGCTTGAAGAAGTGCTcagaatatattttgagGAGTTCAATGCTATAACGCACACTACAAGAAATGCCATACAGTGTGATGAAAGGTGTTCCGAAGATTTTACGGCGCCCACGTTGACAAATGGAATGTTAAGGTTCAATATTGTACCAATAACATAAAATACAATATAAACTACAAAGTGTTTGTATGTAAATCTGTTGAGTAATACAAGAGCTAGTGTATAGATTGCAATTGTATTAATTACAAACACATATCCTCCCCAACTCATAGTCATATAATTGTAGGCAAGAGCTGCAAAAAATGAACTCAATATTCTACCATCATTTACTGCCCTCAAATATAGTGCAAAGCTGAATACAAGAGCAAAAATTGCAACTGCTTCATTATCATAACTTCCTGCAACGCTCCTACTCAGATACGTAGGAGATATACCCGTAAAGAGAGCTGCCATTATTCCCGTTTCATTTCGCTTAGTTATTTGAAATGTGAGTAAGTATGAAGCAAGTGCAGTTAGACTTGAGATTATTGGTCCTGTAAAAACACAAATGTGTAAAATACTTACAAGTAAACCCAATTGATGTGCAATATACCTCATCAAAGCAGCAGTAAGCATGAGACCAGGAAATAGAGTTTGCCCAATAATCCTACCAAGAGGGTACCAACTCCTGCTATCAAACCAGTTCCAAAATGCATAAAACCCATgttttgaaagaaatttcGAGGTTCTATAGTTAAAATGTGGATCAAACTCGTGTATTATCGCCTCATATCTTACTACGGCAAAAAGCCTCACAAAAATACAAAGTCCCATAATTAAAACCACGGATAGAAACAACAAAACAGGAGATATCCTTCCAGcagattcaaatattgatttttttttgtattcattttctaattctttatAACTTATGtctttcattattaaatcgAAGCATTCAGATaaaattttctaaataatcAAGAACCTTTAAATAAGGtaagaatttttattttctttgcCACAAATTTTATagtttatattaaatgtctcaaaaataaagttgCTGTGTGCCTCCGTCAGGTAATTCGATGGCgcaaatttaatatttatttattatggGAATTGTTTCATCAAGTTCAAATCTAAGTTCAATCGATAAACCAAATGAGCAAAATAATTTCCATTGTACTAATGGTCATATGAATGGCCACAATCTAGAAAATATCCAGTGTGTAATTAGATGGTCATTTGGTGGGGATGAGGTATTTGTTACTGGTAGTTTTAACTTTTGGAGAAAGCAGGATGAATACAAGTTATTTAAAAGTGGCCACGATCATTTGATTGCAATAGAGCTTACTAGAAATATTCactttttcaaatttattgtGGATGGAGAGTGGAGATACTCTCCAGAATACCCAATTGAATCAGACAGCGAAggatatataaataattgtatAGATTTAACAAAATATAAAGCTCCATATTATTCAACACCTTGCGATAAATCACGCTACGGCGTCCAGGAGTTCCATCAAGAGCTGCCAACAGAGTTTCCTGTAGATGCGCCAGCATTGCCAATTCTTTTAGGTAAGAGCAGATGCCCACTTGAAACTGCCAATGGTATCCATATTCCGTTTCATTGTATTTCGAACCATATTTACTATGACTCTCTTGTTCAAGAAATCTTTGGAACTCATATAGTGACATTTTGCGTGACCAAGCGTTGGTTTAAAGAAAAGTACATGCAAATTGATCATTGTATGCAAAAGTTTACGACAATACTATATGTGTCCTTTAGAttaattgatgaattttATCCTATATTAATTTGCAAGAAAAATGACTACAATTTAAATTGTTTTTCTAAAAGTGTTTCTGACTCAGAAAATAACAATCCTCA
It includes:
- a CDS encoding oligosaccharyl transferase STT3 protein (integral membrane protein with signal peptide and 13 transmembrane domains), with translation MKDISYKELENEYKKKSIFESAGRISPVLLFLSVVLIMGLCIFVRLFAVVRYEAIIHEFDPHFNYRTSKFLSKHGFYAFWNWFDSRSWYPLGRIIGQTLFPGLMLTAALMRYIAHQLGLLVSILHICVFTGPIISSLTALASYLLTFQITKRNETGIMAALFTGISPTYLSRSVAGSYDNEAVAIFALVFSFALYLRAVNDGRILSSFFAALAYNYMTMSWGGYVFVINTIAIYTLALVLLNRFTYKHFVVYIVFYVIGTILNLNIPFVNVGAVKSSEHLSSHCMAFLVVCVIALNSSKYILSTSSSRILLKAIWISCFLVSSSAFLVLTLSGKTRWAARSMTLLDPTYASKHVPIIASVSEHQATTWSQYIFDLHITAIFFPLGIFVCAYSIYISQKKSPKNSPFQTSHSTCIPDTAIFLIVYGVLAVYFSSVMIRLMLVFGPAACCLSAVGFSFILSSLIGRRQTKKTTYGDGSQGNFGILRVFFVLLMFLLCVSYVVHSVWSSAVAYSHPSVITSNRLRDGTRLIQDDFREAYYWLRKNTPYNARIMSWWDYGYQCTELGDRTVIVDNNTWNNTHIATVGLALASPEDEAYKIIEKLDVDYVFVVFGGFAKYSSDDINKFLWMVRIASGIYPHIQQNDYLSDSGHYTVGKDASNAMLNSLIYKLSYYRFSDLQKDGFDLVRNYHIGKTQFSLTHFEEAYTTDNWVIRIYKVKKQSNRSI
- a CDS encoding AMP-activated protein kinase beta chain (has isoamylase N-terminal domain); translation: MGIVSSSSNLSSIDKPNEQNNFHCTNGHMNGHNLENIQCVIRWSFGGDEVFVTGSFNFWRKQDEYKLFKSGHDHLIAIELTRNIHFFKFIVDGEWRYSPEYPIESDSEGYINNCIDLTKYKAPYYSTPCDKSRYGVQEFHQELPTEFPVDAPALPILLGKSRCPLETANGIHIPFHCISNHIYYDSLVQEIFGTHIVTFCVTKRWFKEKYMQIDHCMQKFTTILYVSFRLIDEFYPILICKKNDYNLNCFSKSVSDSENNNPHYDAYFSDRLLTTAEMFATIFR